A stretch of the bacterium SCSIO 12827 genome encodes the following:
- a CDS encoding isocitrate/isopropylmalate dehydrogenase family protein: MKFIVLENDGIGPEIMAATLPVLQKLDERFGLNIELVPMVSGMRALKAEGKTIPQAVYDACDAADGVILGPVSSFEYPSEAEGGVNPSKSFRKVFDLFANIRPARTRPGVPSVIKQMDLVIVRENTEGLYADRNMFMGSGEFMPTEDVALSVRKITRQGCERIAKQAFEMAMERRKKVTAVHKANVLRVTDGLFLKTVMEVAKDYPSVEVEELIIDAATAHLVKRPQDFDVIVTTNAFGDILSDLCSELSGSLGLAGSINAGKGHVFAQAQHGSAPDLAGKGVANPTALMLSTAMLLEELGRRTSRNDLAQASASMFKAVELALNDPASHTPDLGGKNSTEGFGKAVLAALDKE, translated from the coding sequence ATGAAATTCATCGTTCTGGAAAACGACGGCATCGGGCCGGAAATCATGGCCGCGACCCTGCCAGTGTTGCAGAAACTCGACGAACGGTTCGGCCTAAACATCGAACTGGTGCCCATGGTCTCTGGCATGCGGGCCTTGAAGGCCGAGGGGAAGACCATCCCCCAGGCCGTCTATGACGCCTGCGACGCCGCCGACGGCGTCATCCTGGGGCCGGTGTCGTCATTCGAATATCCGTCGGAGGCCGAAGGCGGCGTCAACCCGTCCAAATCCTTCCGCAAGGTGTTTGACCTGTTCGCCAACATCCGCCCGGCACGGACCCGGCCGGGCGTGCCCTCGGTGATCAAGCAGATGGATTTGGTCATCGTGCGCGAGAACACGGAAGGTCTCTACGCCGACCGCAATATGTTCATGGGCTCCGGCGAATTCATGCCGACCGAGGACGTGGCGCTGAGCGTGCGCAAGATCACCCGTCAGGGCTGTGAGCGCATTGCCAAGCAGGCTTTCGAAATGGCCATGGAACGGCGCAAGAAGGTGACCGCCGTGCACAAGGCTAACGTGCTGCGGGTGACCGACGGCCTGTTTCTCAAGACCGTGATGGAGGTGGCCAAGGATTATCCCAGCGTCGAGGTCGAGGAGTTGATCATCGATGCCGCGACCGCCCATCTGGTCAAGCGGCCGCAGGATTTCGACGTCATCGTCACCACCAACGCCTTCGGCGACATCCTGTCGGACCTGTGCTCGGAACTGTCGGGCAGCCTTGGCCTCGCCGGGTCCATCAACGCCGGCAAGGGCCATGTGTTCGCCCAGGCGCAGCACGGCTCGGCCCCCGACCTCGCGGGTAAGGGCGTCGCCAATCCGACGGCGCTGATGCTGTCCACGGCCATGCTGCTGGAGGAATTGGGCCGGCGCACATCCCGCAACGATCTGGCGCAGGCCTCAGCCTCCATGTTCAAGGCCGTAGAACTGGCGCTCAACGATCCCGCCAGCCATACGCCCGACCTGGGCGGCAAGAACTCGACGGAGGGTTTCGGCAAGGCCGTGCTCGCCGCCCTCGACAAGGAATAG
- a CDS encoding 3-isopropylmalate dehydratase large subunit, with product MGQTISEKILARASGKETVKPGDIVTCNVDLAMVHDSSGPRTSGKKLDELGVPVWDMDKLVVIADHYVNLDTPESKNVQDICDAWCEAHKVKHFIRNQGICHIVLPQEGHIRPGMFCVGADSHSTTAGAFGAFMVGVGATEITGVMATGDIWVRVPENVRMEVTGALKPGVVAKDVILKICGDHGIMGFGYQVVEFCGDGVAAMSAQDRMTLTNMAAEIGAKTGIIAPDAKTVELLKAWGVSSVNADDWQSDADAVYAKRITVDGSTLAPQVAAPSSPENADDVDNYRNVKLDQAYLGACTGAKLEDLRMAAEVLKGKKVAAGTRFLVAPSTIKMREIAAAEGTMKILEDAGAIVLPSGCGGCIGLGDARLAEDAVGISSTNRNFVGRAGPKSSKLYLASPYTVAASAVAGQIADPRDML from the coding sequence TTGGGCCAAACGATTAGTGAAAAGATCCTCGCCCGCGCCTCGGGCAAGGAAACGGTAAAGCCTGGCGATATTGTGACCTGCAATGTCGATCTGGCCATGGTCCATGATTCGTCGGGACCGCGTACATCCGGGAAAAAGCTGGATGAGTTGGGCGTGCCTGTCTGGGACATGGACAAGTTGGTGGTGATCGCCGACCACTACGTCAACCTGGATACGCCGGAAAGCAAGAATGTCCAGGACATCTGCGATGCCTGGTGCGAAGCCCACAAGGTCAAGCACTTCATCCGCAACCAGGGCATCTGCCACATCGTTCTGCCCCAGGAAGGCCATATCCGTCCGGGCATGTTCTGCGTCGGCGCCGACAGCCACTCAACCACCGCCGGCGCCTTCGGGGCCTTCATGGTCGGCGTCGGGGCGACCGAGATCACCGGCGTCATGGCGACGGGCGACATCTGGGTCCGCGTGCCGGAAAACGTGCGCATGGAAGTGACCGGAGCGTTGAAGCCGGGTGTTGTCGCCAAGGACGTGATCCTGAAAATCTGCGGCGATCACGGCATCATGGGCTTCGGCTATCAGGTCGTGGAATTCTGCGGTGACGGTGTTGCCGCCATGTCCGCCCAGGACCGCATGACCCTGACCAACATGGCGGCCGAGATCGGCGCCAAGACCGGCATCATCGCCCCCGATGCCAAGACCGTGGAACTGCTTAAGGCCTGGGGTGTGAGCAGCGTGAATGCGGATGACTGGCAATCCGACGCCGATGCCGTCTATGCCAAGCGCATCACCGTCGACGGCAGCACCTTGGCGCCGCAGGTCGCGGCCCCCTCCAGCCCGGAAAACGCCGACGACGTCGACAACTACCGGAACGTGAAGCTGGACCAGGCCTATCTGGGCGCTTGCACGGGCGCCAAGCTGGAAGACCTGCGCATGGCGGCCGAGGTCCTGAAGGGCAAAAAGGTCGCCGCCGGTACGCGGTTCCTGGTCGCGCCCTCGACCATTAAGATGCGCGAAATCGCCGCCGCCGAAGGCACCATGAAAATCCTCGAAGACGCAGGCGCGATCGTCCTGCCGTCGGGCTGCGGCGGCTGCATCGGGCTGGGTGACGCGCGGTTGGCCGAAGATGCCGTCGGCATCTCGTCGACCAACCGCAACTTCGTCGGCCGGGCCGGGCCCAAATCGTCGAAGCTCTATCTGGCATCGCCCTACACGGTGGCGGCCTCGGCCGTCGCCGGGCAGATCGCCGATCCCCGTGACATGCTCTGA
- a CDS encoding MBOAT family protein yields MKFNSLEFIFIFLPIVCTVFYIILKLRNKNDAIIFLTISSFLFYGYWNFYYIFLIGGSIIVNFFLGKYISASSRRHSKTLLLIIGVGFNLGLLGYFKYANFFVETISALIGNTSQMETVILPLAISFFTFQQIAYLVDAKSGAIRESSFLHYCLFVTFFPQLIAGPIVHHREMMPQFASLDSIRPWTENITVGATVFCIGLAKKTLIADSLAGYADPVFAAADAGTSVSMLEAWGGILAYSFQIYFDFSGYSDMAIGLGKLFGINLPLNFMSPYRASSITDFWRRWHITLSRFLKNYLYIPLGGNRCGATRTIISVMGTMLLGGLWHGAAWTFVIWGGMHGCFLLINRLWRHMLPGLNPHLGWRAAGWIMTFFCVSIAWVFFRAKSVAGAGSLLSALFGQQAVILPESYLRFFHPFQGLAEKLNVQWGVLPLYGGKEQLALLAVSAFIAFCLPNTYQIMNGYLSVTGSRLQLPFPAFTGAIRWQPMLFPALLFGGVAALAVSAISRTSPFIYFNF; encoded by the coding sequence ATGAAATTTAATTCACTAGAATTTATATTTATATTCCTACCAATCGTCTGCACTGTATTCTATATTATCTTAAAATTAAGAAATAAAAATGATGCTATAATATTTCTTACAATTTCATCTTTTCTTTTTTATGGGTATTGGAATTTTTATTATATTTTTCTGATTGGCGGCTCGATCATCGTTAATTTTTTCCTTGGTAAATACATTTCAGCCTCCAGCCGTCGGCATTCAAAAACACTTTTGTTGATCATAGGCGTCGGATTCAATCTAGGTCTCCTTGGATATTTCAAGTATGCAAATTTTTTCGTAGAAACCATAAGTGCGCTGATCGGAAATACGTCTCAAATGGAGACGGTGATCTTGCCGCTCGCGATCTCATTTTTCACTTTTCAGCAAATCGCTTATCTCGTTGATGCCAAGAGCGGTGCCATCAGGGAGTCCAGCTTCCTGCACTATTGTCTCTTCGTTACGTTTTTCCCCCAGCTTATAGCCGGACCGATCGTACATCACCGTGAGATGATGCCTCAGTTCGCATCCCTAGACTCGATTCGGCCGTGGACGGAGAACATTACAGTCGGCGCAACTGTCTTTTGCATCGGATTGGCCAAGAAAACACTGATTGCCGACAGTCTTGCCGGTTACGCGGACCCAGTTTTCGCCGCTGCTGATGCAGGCACATCAGTCAGCATGCTCGAAGCCTGGGGCGGCATCCTGGCATATTCTTTTCAGATATATTTCGATTTTTCCGGTTATTCAGATATGGCGATCGGGCTTGGAAAGCTGTTTGGAATCAATCTTCCTTTAAATTTCATGTCACCGTATCGCGCATCCAGCATTACAGATTTTTGGCGTAGATGGCACATCACCCTCAGCCGCTTTCTTAAAAACTATTTATACATCCCGCTAGGCGGAAACCGCTGCGGTGCAACCCGCACGATCATCAGTGTCATGGGGACCATGTTGTTGGGCGGGCTTTGGCACGGGGCCGCCTGGACATTCGTAATTTGGGGAGGAATGCATGGCTGTTTCTTGCTCATCAATCGGTTGTGGCGACACATGCTCCCCGGCCTGAATCCTCATTTAGGTTGGCGTGCCGCAGGCTGGATAATGACATTCTTCTGCGTTTCGATTGCCTGGGTTTTCTTTCGTGCTAAATCCGTTGCCGGCGCTGGATCATTGCTCTCAGCCTTGTTCGGACAACAGGCGGTCATACTTCCCGAGTCCTATCTCCGGTTTTTCCACCCGTTCCAAGGCCTAGCAGAAAAACTGAATGTGCAATGGGGAGTGCTGCCGCTTTACGGCGGCAAAGAACAATTGGCCCTTCTCGCGGTCTCGGCTTTCATTGCGTTCTGCCTTCCGAACACATATCAAATTATGAATGGCTACCTTTCAGTAACGGGCTCCAGGCTGCAGCTTCCTTTCCCAGCCTTTACAGGAGCAATCCGGTGGCAGCCAATGCTCTTCCCCGCCCTACTGTTCGGTGGCGTTGCGGCCTTGGCCGTGTCAGCAATCTCTCGCACCAGCCCTTTTATCTATTTTAATTTCTGA
- a CDS encoding CoA transferase: MSGLPLEGVRILAVEQYGAGPFGTQFLADQGAEVIKIEAPGEGDYARALGPHFFENGESQFFHSFNRNKKSLSLDLKKPEGKAVFLDLVKTADAVASNSRGDVAERLGITYEHLKAANPKIVCAHLSAYGRTGSRAAWPGFDFLMQAEAGHFSVTGEPGSPPTRMGLSVVDLATGLALAFAVSSGIVNARATGQGQDLDTSLFHMAHMLNVYTSTWYLNSGHVQGRTARSGHASLVPCQLYRTQDGWIYIMCNKEKFWPALCKAIGEPDWGSDPRFKTFKERLANRELVQELLDERLSERTTADWLEAFSGVVPSAPVYDLAQALDNPFVAEQGIVQELELEGHGPIRMIDTPVRSATPTPARPASPLGEDTEKILSDLGYDQNRLAQLRKGRVI, encoded by the coding sequence ATGAGCGGCCTGCCGCTCGAAGGCGTGCGCATCCTCGCCGTCGAACAGTACGGCGCCGGTCCCTTCGGCACGCAGTTCCTGGCCGACCAGGGCGCCGAGGTCATTAAGATCGAGGCTCCCGGTGAAGGGGATTATGCTCGCGCCTTGGGGCCGCATTTTTTCGAGAACGGCGAAAGCCAGTTCTTTCATTCCTTCAACCGCAACAAGAAGAGCCTCAGCCTCGACCTTAAGAAACCCGAGGGTAAGGCCGTATTCCTGGACTTGGTGAAGACCGCCGATGCGGTGGCCAGCAATTCGCGGGGCGATGTGGCGGAACGGCTGGGCATTACCTATGAACATCTGAAGGCGGCCAATCCCAAGATCGTCTGCGCCCATCTGTCGGCCTATGGGCGCACAGGGTCGCGGGCAGCTTGGCCGGGCTTCGATTTCCTGATGCAGGCGGAAGCGGGCCATTTCTCCGTCACCGGCGAGCCGGGCAGCCCGCCGACCCGCATGGGCTTGTCGGTGGTCGATCTGGCAACGGGGCTCGCACTCGCCTTTGCCGTCTCGTCCGGGATCGTCAACGCGCGCGCCACGGGCCAGGGCCAGGACCTGGATACGTCCCTGTTCCACATGGCGCATATGCTGAACGTCTATACGTCCACCTGGTATTTGAATTCGGGCCATGTGCAGGGCCGCACGGCGCGTTCGGGCCATGCGTCGTTGGTGCCTTGTCAGCTGTACCGGACGCAGGACGGCTGGATCTACATCATGTGCAACAAGGAAAAGTTCTGGCCGGCCCTATGCAAGGCGATTGGCGAGCCGGACTGGGGTTCAGACCCCCGGTTCAAAACCTTCAAGGAACGCCTCGCCAATCGAGAATTGGTTCAGGAACTGCTGGACGAACGGTTGAGCGAGCGCACCACGGCGGATTGGCTGGAGGCGTTTTCCGGTGTCGTGCCGTCGGCGCCGGTCTACGACCTGGCGCAGGCGCTGGACAATCCTTTCGTCGCCGAACAGGGCATCGTTCAGGAACTGGAACTGGAGGGCCACGGCCCGATTCGAATGATCGACACGCCCGTGCGCTCGGCCACTCCGACGCCGGCCCGCCCGGCCTCGCCACTGGGCGAAGATACGGAAAAAATCCTCTCCGACCTGGGTTATGATCAGAATCGGCTCGCCCAACTGCGCAAAGGAAGGGTAATCTAG
- a CDS encoding MaoC family dehydratase yields the protein MVAEAKQVGPNRYRESYGRYLEDFKIGDVYEHRPGRSITESDNTWFTLLTMNQHPLHFDKEYAAKSEFGKPLVNSCLTLSIVAGMSVSDVSQKAIGNLGWNDIKMPNPVFVGDTLYAESEVLAIRESKSRPTQGIVTIRTTATKQDGSVVMSYERTMLIPKRGHAVDDKANY from the coding sequence ATGGTTGCTGAAGCAAAACAGGTCGGACCCAACCGATATCGCGAGTCCTATGGCCGCTATCTTGAGGACTTCAAGATTGGCGATGTGTACGAACACCGCCCCGGCCGCAGCATCACGGAAAGCGACAACACCTGGTTCACCTTGCTGACCATGAACCAGCACCCGCTGCACTTCGACAAGGAATACGCCGCCAAGAGCGAATTCGGAAAACCGTTGGTGAATTCCTGCCTGACCCTGTCGATCGTCGCCGGAATGAGCGTGTCCGACGTCAGCCAGAAAGCGATCGGCAATCTGGGCTGGAACGACATCAAGATGCCGAACCCGGTGTTCGTCGGTGATACGCTTTATGCGGAAAGCGAGGTGCTGGCGATCCGCGAAAGCAAGTCGCGTCCGACCCAGGGCATCGTCACCATCCGCACAACGGCGACCAAGCAGGACGGTTCGGTCGTCATGAGCTACGAGCGCACCATGCTCATTCCCAAGCGCGGCCACGCGGTCGACGACAAAGCAAACTACTAG
- the leuD gene encoding 3-isopropylmalate dehydratase small subunit (catalyzes the isomerization between 2-isopropylmalate and 3-isopropylmalate in leucine biosynthesis), with product MIHKGKAWKFGANIDTDLLAPISALTSAKPEEAYTECLKDVDPTFSANCKEGDIFVADENLGIGSSREWAPQYMRSCGIRVILAKSFARIFYRNCFNLAVPALVCAETHKIATDDQLEIDMEKGEVRNLTKGESYKCDTVPAHLMQIVADGGLMPHLKKKFKKAS from the coding sequence ATGATACATAAAGGCAAGGCCTGGAAATTCGGGGCCAATATCGACACCGACCTGCTGGCTCCCATTTCTGCGCTGACCAGTGCAAAGCCGGAAGAGGCCTATACCGAATGTCTGAAGGACGTCGATCCGACCTTCTCCGCCAACTGCAAGGAAGGCGACATCTTCGTTGCCGACGAAAACCTGGGCATCGGGTCATCCCGCGAATGGGCGCCGCAATACATGCGGTCCTGCGGCATCCGCGTCATCCTGGCGAAATCCTTCGCGCGCATCTTCTACCGCAATTGCTTCAACCTGGCGGTGCCTGCCCTGGTCTGTGCCGAAACCCACAAGATCGCGACGGACGATCAGTTGGAAATCGACATGGAAAAGGGTGAGGTCCGCAACCTGACCAAGGGCGAAAGCTACAAATGCGACACGGTGCCGGCGCACCTGATGCAGATCGTCGCCGACGGCGGGCTGATGCCGCATCTGAAAAAGAAGTTCAAGAAAGCGAGCTAA
- a CDS encoding 2-dehydropantoate 2-reductase, with product MAGTERIAVYGAGAVGAYVGGYMTRDGRDVTLIDPWEEHVKLMRDPGLKLSGLTEPENFTVTCNAVLDRDLPPPGDIGPFDVIFICVKSFDTEAAAKRMQPYLAEGGFMVSLQNGINEGTIAGVIGRDRTVGCIASSISVSMWEPGAVRRNVKLGGKEHVVFRAGELDGSVTPRVERIAEILSSVDSSKVTTTLMGERWSKLIVNCMRNPISAASGMASNACDTDDHIRRLGIRIGAEAIEVAMAEGHPLEKLLGMAPEQVLAAGKGDATAMAACDKSLLDGRAKRSDEQRPSMAQDMVKGRPTEIDFLNGFVVATAKAHGITVPANEGIVVAIKRIEAGEIKPSPEALAEI from the coding sequence ATGGCGGGAACGGAACGCATTGCGGTCTACGGGGCCGGCGCGGTTGGTGCTTACGTGGGCGGCTACATGACCCGCGACGGGCGGGACGTCACCCTGATCGACCCCTGGGAAGAGCACGTCAAACTGATGCGCGATCCGGGGCTGAAGCTGTCGGGCCTGACGGAGCCGGAAAACTTCACCGTTACCTGCAACGCCGTGCTCGACCGCGATCTGCCGCCGCCGGGCGATATCGGCCCGTTCGATGTGATTTTCATCTGCGTGAAGTCATTCGACACGGAGGCCGCCGCCAAGCGCATGCAGCCTTATCTCGCCGAAGGCGGCTTCATGGTGTCCCTGCAGAACGGCATCAACGAAGGCACCATCGCCGGGGTTATTGGCCGGGACCGTACCGTCGGCTGCATCGCGTCCTCGATCTCCGTCTCCATGTGGGAGCCGGGGGCCGTGCGCCGCAATGTGAAACTGGGAGGCAAGGAGCACGTCGTGTTCCGCGCCGGTGAACTGGACGGTAGTGTCACGCCACGAGTCGAGCGGATTGCCGAAATCCTGTCCAGCGTCGACAGTTCCAAGGTGACGACGACGCTGATGGGTGAGCGCTGGTCCAAGCTGATCGTCAACTGTATGCGCAATCCCATTTCCGCCGCGTCCGGCATGGCGTCCAACGCCTGCGACACGGACGATCATATTCGCCGTCTCGGTATCCGCATCGGCGCGGAAGCGATCGAGGTGGCGATGGCTGAAGGCCATCCGCTCGAAAAGCTTCTCGGCATGGCGCCGGAACAGGTGCTGGCCGCCGGCAAGGGGGATGCGACGGCCATGGCGGCCTGCGACAAGTCGCTGCTGGATGGGCGGGCCAAGCGCTCGGACGAACAGCGCCCGTCGATGGCCCAGGACATGGTCAAGGGCCGGCCGACGGAGATTGATTTCCTCAACGGTTTCGTCGTGGCGACGGCTAAGGCTCACGGCATCACCGTGCCCGCCAACGAAGGCATCGTCGTGGCCATCAAACGCATCGAGGCGGGCGAGATCAAACCCAGCCCAGAAGCCCTGGCAGAAATCTAA
- a CDS encoding thiosulfate sulfurtransferase: MTEVTLLEAEDVRDRILSGDEVAILDVREWGVFGDGHLLFAISCPLSHLETRIDDFVPRKDTPIVLCSEGKADKHLVDLGAERLVAWGYTDVNILGDGLEAWRKAGFEVFSGVNVPSKAFGEFVEHTYDTPRIPPEEVKAMMDRGENMVVLDSRPMSEYHKMNIPMGIDCPGAELAYRVHDLAPDPNTTVVVNCAGRTRSIIGAQSLINAGIPNKVVALENGTMGWHLAGFQLEYGNDRRFPDLSDEGKAKAKAVRERVAKRFGVPTCDHDQLAAWRAEKGRTTYVLDVRNPEEFTGGHLEGSRHAPGGQLVQAWDRYVAVLGSRIVLVDDDGVRATMTASWLVQMGWPEVYVLENALDGQPLVRGAHKPKTYGLDAAAAETVTVEGLVRMIADKVCVIIDLADSLTYRDGHIPDAWFAVRARLKDSIKKIPDARYTVLTSPDGVLAQLAAPELRAMGRHVAVLVDGTEAWKAARKEMQTGFTNMADETNDVWYRPYDMDDAQEGAMKQYLSWEINLVNQLDRDGTTRFKKFPQA, translated from the coding sequence ATGACCGAAGTTACTTTGTTGGAAGCCGAAGACGTCCGCGACCGGATTTTGTCCGGCGACGAAGTTGCCATTTTGGATGTGCGCGAATGGGGCGTGTTCGGTGACGGCCACCTGCTGTTCGCCATCAGCTGTCCGCTGAGCCATCTGGAAACCCGGATCGATGATTTCGTGCCCAGGAAGGACACGCCCATCGTGCTGTGTTCCGAAGGCAAGGCCGACAAGCACTTGGTCGACCTGGGGGCGGAACGCCTGGTTGCCTGGGGGTATACGGACGTGAATATCCTCGGTGACGGGCTCGAGGCTTGGCGCAAGGCCGGGTTCGAAGTGTTCTCCGGCGTCAACGTGCCGTCCAAGGCATTCGGTGAATTCGTCGAACATACCTATGACACGCCGCGAATCCCGCCCGAGGAAGTGAAGGCCATGATGGATCGGGGCGAGAACATGGTGGTTCTCGATTCCCGCCCAATGTCCGAATATCACAAGATGAACATCCCCATGGGCATTGACTGTCCGGGGGCGGAGTTGGCCTATCGGGTCCACGATCTGGCGCCCGATCCCAACACCACCGTGGTCGTCAACTGCGCCGGACGCACGCGTTCCATCATCGGCGCGCAGTCGCTAATCAACGCCGGCATTCCCAACAAGGTTGTGGCGCTGGAAAACGGCACCATGGGCTGGCATCTGGCGGGCTTTCAATTGGAATACGGCAACGACCGCCGGTTCCCCGACCTTTCCGATGAAGGCAAGGCCAAGGCCAAGGCCGTGCGCGAACGCGTCGCCAAGCGGTTCGGCGTGCCGACCTGCGATCACGATCAACTTGCCGCCTGGCGGGCCGAGAAAGGCCGCACGACCTACGTTCTCGACGTCCGCAATCCGGAAGAATTCACCGGCGGGCATCTGGAAGGCAGCCGTCATGCGCCCGGCGGGCAGTTGGTTCAGGCTTGGGATCGCTACGTCGCGGTGCTGGGGAGCCGCATCGTCCTGGTCGACGACGACGGTGTGCGCGCGACCATGACGGCAAGCTGGTTGGTTCAGATGGGCTGGCCCGAGGTCTACGTGCTGGAGAATGCCCTCGACGGGCAGCCTTTGGTGCGCGGTGCGCATAAGCCGAAAACCTATGGCCTTGACGCCGCCGCCGCCGAAACGGTGACGGTGGAAGGGCTGGTACGCATGATCGCCGACAAGGTCTGCGTCATCATCGATTTGGCCGATAGCCTGACCTATCGCGACGGGCACATCCCGGATGCTTGGTTTGCCGTGCGCGCGCGTTTGAAGGACAGCATCAAGAAGATCCCCGATGCCCGCTACACCGTCCTGACCTCGCCCGACGGCGTGCTGGCGCAACTGGCGGCACCCGAACTGCGGGCCATGGGGCGGCATGTCGCCGTGCTTGTCGACGGCACGGAGGCTTGGAAAGCGGCCCGCAAGGAAATGCAGACCGGCTTCACCAACATGGCCGACGAAACCAACGACGTCTGGTACCGCCCCTATGACATGGACGATGCCCAGGAAGGGGCCATGAAGCAGTACCTGAGCTGGGAGATCAATCTGGTCAATCAATTGGACCGCGACGGCACAACCCGGTTCAAAAAATTCCCTCAGGCGTAA
- a CDS encoding acyl-CoA dehydrogenase family protein: MAPDAASAQDLSEEERLILDSVDKFIEQDVRPHAHKLEAADEYPREIADKLAELGLMGATIGEEYGGLGLSASTYSKIVEKVASCWMSVSGIFNSHLIAAAAVERFGTEDQKRYWLPKMASGEMRGGIALTEPDCGTDLQAVRTTAKKDGNEYVLNGNKMWITNCIQGNFLAVLAKTDPETEPKHKGMSLILVEKDAGYKTSKLHKLGYKGIDTGEVVFDNTRVPLTNLIGPDEGRGLQQILGGLELGRINVAARGVGVARAALTDAVAYALDRKTFGKPIAEHQSIQIKLADMATRVEAARLLVESAARAYDKGLRCDMEAGMAKLFATEAALENAIEAMRIHGAYGYSKEYNVERYFRDAPLLCIGEGTNELQRIIIARQLTERAQG; encoded by the coding sequence ATGGCCCCCGACGCGGCATCTGCCCAGGACCTGAGCGAGGAAGAACGCCTTATCCTCGATTCCGTCGACAAGTTCATCGAACAGGACGTGCGACCCCACGCCCACAAGCTGGAAGCGGCGGACGAATACCCCCGCGAGATCGCCGACAAGCTGGCCGAACTGGGCCTGATGGGAGCCACCATCGGCGAGGAATACGGCGGCCTGGGCCTGTCGGCCTCGACCTATTCCAAGATCGTTGAGAAGGTGGCGTCGTGTTGGATGTCCGTGTCGGGCATCTTCAATTCGCACCTGATCGCCGCGGCGGCGGTCGAACGCTTCGGGACGGAGGACCAGAAGCGATACTGGCTGCCCAAGATGGCGTCGGGCGAAATGCGGGGCGGCATCGCGTTAACCGAACCCGATTGCGGCACTGACCTGCAGGCCGTGCGCACGACGGCGAAGAAGGACGGCAACGAATACGTCCTCAACGGCAACAAGATGTGGATCACGAACTGTATCCAGGGCAACTTCCTGGCCGTTCTGGCCAAGACCGATCCGGAGACGGAGCCCAAGCACAAGGGCATGAGCCTGATTTTGGTCGAGAAGGACGCCGGTTACAAAACGTCAAAACTGCATAAGCTCGGTTACAAGGGCATCGACACGGGCGAGGTCGTGTTCGACAACACCCGCGTGCCGCTGACCAACCTGATCGGCCCGGACGAGGGCAGGGGCCTGCAGCAGATTCTGGGCGGACTGGAACTGGGCCGCATCAACGTCGCCGCGCGCGGCGTCGGCGTCGCCCGGGCGGCGTTGACCGATGCCGTGGCCTATGCCCTGGACCGCAAGACCTTCGGCAAGCCCATCGCCGAACATCAGTCGATTCAGATCAAGCTGGCGGACATGGCGACCAGGGTCGAGGCCGCGCGCCTGCTGGTGGAAAGCGCCGCCCGCGCCTATGACAAGGGACTGCGCTGCGATATGGAAGCCGGCATGGCCAAGCTGTTCGCCACCGAAGCGGCGCTGGAAAACGCCATCGAGGCTATGCGCATCCACGGTGCCTACGGCTATTCCAAGGAATACAACGTGGAACGCTATTTCCGCGATGCGCCTTTGCTGTGCATCGGCGAAGGCACCAACGAACTGCAGCGCATCATCATTGCCCGGCAGTTGACGGAACGGGCCCAGGGATGA